One part of the Candidatus Omnitrophota bacterium genome encodes these proteins:
- a CDS encoding U32 family peptidase, translating to MKKPIEIIPELVAPAGDWPSLESAVKAGADAVYFGLRNLSMRQTAPNFDILEIKKVMALLHKHKRKGYLTLNTIIYERDLEKLDVMLLEAKKAKVDAVICWDMAVLSKAFEAGLPVHLSTQASVSNFISLKFFCSFGVKRIVLARECSLEDIKQIAQKIKREKIDCKLEAFVHGSMCVSVSGRCFFSHDLFGKSANRGECVQPCRREFLIKDIELGNEYVLGSDYIMSAQDLCMIEHINKLVSAGVSAFKIEGRMRTPEYVSVVTSVYRKAIDAYKKGLLTDALQVSLKKKLSSVYNRGFSEGFYFSPPKISGLSGGKSSFEKIFVGQVEKFYKKINVAQLVIRNDELKKGDKILVSGKTTPAMTAVVGQIQIQHKPVRIARRGQTTGIKLPFSLRPKDKIFLLKSNTKKGLSLG from the coding sequence ATGAAAAAACCAATTGAAATTATCCCGGAATTAGTTGCGCCTGCAGGGGATTGGCCGTCTTTGGAGAGCGCAGTTAAAGCAGGAGCAGACGCGGTGTATTTTGGGCTAAGGAATTTGTCCATGCGCCAAACTGCCCCGAACTTTGATATCTTAGAAATAAAAAAAGTCATGGCTTTGCTGCATAAACATAAAAGAAAAGGGTATTTGACTTTAAATACCATTATTTATGAAAGGGATTTAGAGAAACTTGATGTGATGTTGCTTGAGGCAAAGAAAGCGAAAGTTGATGCGGTTATCTGTTGGGACATGGCAGTGTTAAGTAAGGCTTTTGAGGCAGGCCTCCCGGTGCATCTTTCAACACAGGCGAGTGTATCAAATTTTATTTCCTTAAAGTTTTTTTGTTCGTTTGGAGTTAAGCGTATAGTGCTTGCAAGAGAATGCAGCCTTGAGGATATTAAGCAAATAGCGCAGAAGATAAAGCGCGAAAAAATAGATTGTAAGTTAGAGGCATTTGTTCATGGCTCAATGTGCGTGAGTGTTTCGGGCAGGTGTTTTTTCTCGCATGACCTGTTTGGTAAGTCAGCGAATAGGGGAGAATGTGTACAGCCTTGCAGGAGAGAATTTTTAATAAAGGATATTGAGCTGGGCAATGAATATGTCTTAGGTTCGGATTACATAATGAGCGCGCAGGATTTATGCATGATTGAGCATATTAATAAATTAGTCAGTGCGGGAGTAAGCGCTTTTAAGATAGAAGGAAGGATGCGTACCCCTGAATATGTGTCTGTAGTTACTTCAGTTTACAGAAAAGCAATTGATGCATATAAAAAAGGTTTATTGACTGATGCACTTCAGGTGTCCTTAAAGAAAAAACTCTCTAGTGTTTACAATAGGGGTTTCTCTGAAGGATTTTATTTTTCACCTCCTAAAATTAGCGGGCTTTCAGGAGGAAAGAGTAGTTTTGAGAAGATATTTGTGGGGCAAGTAGAGAAGTTTTATAAAAAGATAAATGTTGCGCAGTTAGTTATAAGAAATGACGAATTAAAAAAAGGTGATAAAATCTTGGTTTCTGGAAAAACCACTCCTGCGATGACAGCAGTAGTGGGCCAGATTCAGATACAGCATAAGCCGGTTAGGATTGCAAGAAGGGGGCAGACAACCGGGATTAAGTTGCCATTTTCCTTAAGGCCAAAAGATAAGATATTTTTGCTTAAGAGCAATACGAAGAAGGGCTTAAGCTTAGGTTAA